The following is a genomic window from Engraulis encrasicolus isolate BLACKSEA-1 chromosome 13, IST_EnEncr_1.0, whole genome shotgun sequence.
gactcgtttggaacagacttctcagagagcccactttcagattgccgtatccaaaaaactgctttaagtaggtccttacaaatttcaaggggtaacaacatttggaacatgtacttgtgaaatgtggattttcaaaaatcctcttgtcatttaccaccgttttctgggggcttaaagttgcttgaaaaattctcacctttgaatttgtgggcatctttggaggactgtggtaagcgcagttttagattcagaggtttgatatggacactgtatgttcccaaccattctgtgcatgttgtgttgaaatacTGATCTTCTgcaatgaacagtttagaagatatgaagtctttaaaatggaaaaactgaaacttggtgccatctttaccacgttattaaaaaaaaatgtcacgactcaccaccatattatcaacagttttggaaagattagatgtctgttcttaacatatccaaaaactgggatggtattctgcctcatttggtcacaatgatttttcaaaaacccactgttgggtgacttccatagctcctgtgaaaaattgatattagtggcctcttctccatgttatacaatagaaatgacagaactcaccactatgacatttacagttttagaaagactcaatgtctttttttaacatatccaaaaactggggtggtgctctgtctcattttttaagaatggacttgtaaaaacggctgtgtgacatcttcagcttgctgctctattgaggtggggcccctgctctgatctttgcaggctacatgggggccctatctaccagtatttgccatgaggccctatgtacaattgttccgccactgtgaatgacttgagcaatttgagtcagacatttttgatacaagatatttgacttgagcattttcgacacactcaatataatacggcaaaaaagtaaaagtggctgttgacagtttttttccccactttttctgaaactacatttcagtaaatcacaggatatagacgtgtgtaaacttcatctttaggcactgaaaaccaaatactgaaataaagtgatgaaatgttgaatgacTGAAACATTcacgtagatcttgaaacaagtacatcctgactatcaccacatctcaatctttattacaattcataacaatgtttaataacttgtttaccaatgtTGATGCTGTTCTGCAGCCTGCTGTCAATTATTTTTGGATTGTTTATGATTGACGTTTATCATGTGACTTTTCTTTCTACAGTTATTTTGTTTTCACTCCATGTATAAATGTTGGTCCTTTTGAGCAGACTCATCAGATTATTGCAAAACATCAAACATTGATGCCTCCATTGCACAGTTCTGTGGCAGAGTTGACCCTTGATGACCATTCAGTCAGCATTGCAGTGGGttaccaccatgctcagggtagctcagtcatggtgattggaggggcatgACAGCTGTTTAATCAGGTTACCTTCTTACGAACAGtatcctccttttgtatcatcactgtttttctctcttctccatgataataaaagtgtcccaccccccaaaaaaaaaccatgacaaaggtgacctgttcatagaacttggccccgccccagtcctaaccatgaccgaggaacctagcgcattgtattggttcatggcaaaggtctgtgtgtTCAATCAATTGATATGTACATCTACATAGTAAAGTTGTTGAAATGATGGAAAGTTTGAAATATGTCAAAGTAAAATATCAAAACGTTTATACAGCTAAAAGAAAAAATCATAGGCTGAAATAAAATtgggcaaacatcctgtatcaagactatgtgttaacaaaGCTACTTTGCAAATCAGAATggttcaattaatttatcactagtGCAATTTAAGACTTACTTtatggtataatagcaaaatgttaactcctgcagtgttgaggtttaaacacatggtcATAACCTTTAATTcgcgaacatttagttaccaaaaaattctttacctaaaagctaaaagaaaaaggaaataatAAAGGTATATAAATCGCTCAACTTTTTCTTATTGCGTGCttaaaaaatactcaagtcacatttcttgtatcaaaaatgcctaagtcaaactgcctgtcattcacattgtcagcccaaatagattggtaCCCaacagtctgcaaaggtcatgattatgacccctaccacaaattcaggagggccctggacaaatgccctgcttgtccccctatagctccgcccctggtaattcatgtgacttaggcattttcacaggagctgctgatgtaacagcaaactggtttttcaagagtcattacaagacattgatgcagataaccatcccagtttttgttatgttacaaacagacatcctatctttccaaaactgttcagttcattgtggtgattgccgtcattgttttggtatagtatggcaaagttgccccccaatatcaggttttcataggagcagtggaagtcacacaacggtgggtttttaaaaaatcattgtgaccaaatgaggcagaataccatcccagtttttggatatgttaagaacagacatctactctttccaaaactgttgataatatggtggtgagtcgtgacattattttttaataacgtggtaaagatggcaccaagtttcagtttttccattttaaagactttatATCTTCTAAattgttcatcgcagaagatcagtctttcaacacaacatgcagagaatggttgggaacatacattgtccatatcaaacctctgtctttacaACTGCACTTATCACAGTCCTTCAAatatgcccacaaattcaaaggtgagaatttttcaagcaactttaagcccccagaaaacggtggtaaatgacaagaggatgtgtgaaaatccacatttcacaagcacATGTTCCacatgttaccccttgaaattcataaggacctacttaaagtagttttttagatacaacactctgaaagtgggctctctgagaagtctgttccaaacgagtcaggggggtaactgacaaaaacatttttaatgacaaaactatgaagagttgagagctataattgtGCACttgtcctattgggacgtttgtgaacctccttgatttttttctgccaaatctgagatggtcgtgcgggatgattcggagacttggcgtggaatgaccctgaaGCCTTGCGTGGGGAACAGTAATTCGGTCGCTCGACTTATTGCATAAATATCGCAAATTATGAGCTTGGAAGTATAAAAACGTAATTGCCCTGGGAAATCCTGTGCTGTCTTCTTCATTCGACACTTCGTTTGGAAGAACTTTGGCGACACACCGTGGTGGTTGAGAGAAATTTAGTTTGGCAACACCCCCTTTCAACAACGGACATGTCCTAACAACTTCCGGGTGAGCCTTTGACCTCCTTCAGAGGTTGGGAGGGCTAGTGGGTGCGAGACGGTGGCAGCGTTTTTGGCTCGTGCGTTGGTTGTTCTCAGTGAAAAGAACAGTGGTAACACCAAACAAGGCTAAACCACGATATTTCGTGGTAGCCTGATGCGTTCTTGGGCTGGGGAGGACAGTATGGGGTTCTCAGACAGTATGGATAGTGCAGGAGAAGAGTTTACTGTTGTGGGTCCTAATACACAGGCGAagcggggcagagagagacatagtaAATCGAGCACAGGGAGTGATGGGGAGTCTCAGCAAACTAAAACAAGGAAGACAGAAATTGCTGTAATTGTGAAATTGAAAGGTAACACTAAGGGTttgaactcactgcaactggttgactgTTTGGCGAAAGTTGACGAAAATTCCAACATGCGAAAACTCTTGCTAATGGCAGAATCCTAGTAGTGTGCAACTCTAAAAAACAACAGGATCGGGCTCTTGCTTTAACTTCTCTAAATAAATGTGATGTGGAGGTGTTTGTACCAGGGACAGGCTCAAGGGCTAAAGGTGTAGTTTATGGAGTGCCTACCGAGATTTCTGATGAAGACATCCTGGCCAACGTTAAAGGGGCAAAGGTTTGCGAAGTGAAGCGATTCCAAATTACTAAAGACAATGAGAAAGTACCCAGTCAAACAGTGCTGTTGACATTTGACACCGAGACTATTCCTAGACGCATTGGGCTTGGTTATTTGAGCTTTCAAGTGAAACCTTACATTAGACCTCCTCTGCGGTGTTTCAATTGTCATAGATACGGGCATGTTGCGGCAGTGTGTAGAGCAAAAAGAAAGTGTGGGAAATGTGGGGGAGACCACAATTATGAGGATTGCAATGCGGCCTTATGCTGCCCAAATTGCGGGGGAAACCATAGTGCTGGTTACAAGGGCTGTCGGGTATATGCGAGCGCTTTAGAAGTCCAAAAAGTGAGGACAAACGAAAATGTGTCTTATGCTGAAGCGTTGAGAAGAGTGAAAAATGTTGGTTACTCCCAGTCCCAGCAGGTGTTGGCACCTAGAGCGCAAGCTATTTCCCCTCCGAGCGACAGCTTCATTATTAAGAAGGTGGATTTTCTGGCATTTATTTCAGATGTGATTTCAGGTTCAAAATTCTCCAAGGTGGCAAATAGGTCTGATGTAATAAAGCTTGTATCCGCGGCGGCAGGTAAATATTTGCAAGTAAGTGTATCTCCTGAATCCTTGTTTAATTTCCTCAAGGAGCGCGAGGGTCGTGTTACGGGTTCCCAGAGTAGTGTGGGGGGAGCGGAGGGATAGATGGCCTTTAATCTCCTGCAGTGGAATGCTCGCAGTCTGATTGGTAATGGTCAGGAATTCAAAAGGTTTGTTACTGCTAGTGAAATAAGCTATCATGTTATTTGTGTCCAGGAGACTTGGCTAAAGCCCGCTTTGGACTTTGTTTTACCGGGGTATGTCGGTGCGTAAAGATAGAAGTGATAGGGCAGGGGAGGGTTGTTGTACATTTATTAAGTCTGGTGTCGAGTATAAGGTGGTGCCAATAGAGTCGAACCTAGAACTAATAGTGATAGAAATTTGGAGCACCACTGGGAGGATTTCCCTGCTTAATTTTTATAACCCATGTCTACGTTTGAGTGCAGTGGAGCTTGAGGATATTATGAGGCAGGTACGCCCCCCGGTTATTTGGACAGGAGATTTTAATGCACATAATGTTTTATGGGGTAGCAGTAGGACTGATGGCAATGGAGAAGTTGTTGAGGAGATTATGCATGAttttaacttggtatgtattaatGATGGGCATCCTACTAGAGTGCAACTTGGTTCCCTAACCCCTTCATGTTTGGACTTAATGATAGTCTCTGGCGAGTTGGCAGGTAAGAGTCAATGGGAGGTGCTTGACCCTTTTAACTTGGGTAGCGACCATTTCCCAACTGTAGGCACTTTTGGGCTGAGGCTACCGGCTGAGATGGATAGGATAGAAGGACGATTTAATTTTTTGAAAGCAGATTGGGAAAAGTTTGAAACCTTCTGTGATGATCTCTTACCAGGCATTCAAGATAGCTCTGTAGATGAGTGGAATAGTGGTCTTTGTAGTGTAATTtctgcagcggcggcggcagctaTTCCCAGGAAAGGCACAGGCCAAAAGAAGAAAGCGGTTCCCTGGTGGAATAAGGAATGTGATGAGGCAATTAGGAATAGAAATAAAGCCTTTAGAGTGTTAAGGCGGTTTCCCACTGTTGATAATCTTGTGCGTTATAAATTCTGTAGAGCGTTGGCCAGGAAAGTAGTCAAATCTGCTAAGAAAAGTAGTTGGAGAGAGTATTGTGCTTCATTGTCAGGTGACACTCCAGTGTCTCAACTATGGTCTACTGTAAGGAGGATGAATGGGGTAAGTAGGAAGGCGACTGTCCCTGTGCTTGTAGATGAGAATAGGACTGCTGTGACCCCTGCAGAAAAGGCAAATCTTTTAGTGGATACATATAGGAAGGTGCACAGTTCAGACAATTTGGATGAGGAAAGCAGGGACCTGAGGGAGCAGTTTGTGAGTCGGTCTATGTCCCCCCTAGATCCAGcatgtgatgttgttaatgttttcttttctattgATGAATTAAAGCGGGCTATAGATGCAGGCAGGAAGTTAGCCCCTGGAATGGACAACCTCCATTATGAAATGTTTCATCATGTGTCTGACGTCCTCCTGGATGAAATGCTTAGTTTAATGAATGAAAGCTGGAGGCAAGGCCAGCTGCCAAAGGCATGGAAACATGCGGTTGTTGTTCCGGTGTTGAAACCCGGGAAGGATCCTAGCTCCCCTTCCTCATATAGGCCCATAGCCCTTACCTCTGTGATATGTAAGCTTATGGAACGAATGGTGACGGACAGATTGGTCCATTTTTTAGAAACTAAAGGAGCATTGGTAGACTACCAGAGCGGGTTCAGGAAGGGAAGGAGTACCATGGACAATGTAGTTGCCCTTGACTATGAAATCAGGAGAGCGTTTGCTAATAAGGAGTCCCTTGTTGCTGTTTTTAGATATTGAGAAGGCCTAAGATGTGATGTGGAGAGATGGCCTCCTCCTAAAACTCTCAAGCCATGGTGTTAGCGGACGTATTCTTGAATGGATTAGGAATTTCTTGGAAGGTCGCACTATTCAAGTTAAAGTAGGGCAAGCCTTCTCAGATGAAGCATACATAGAGAACGGCACTCCGTAAGGCAGTGTAATTAGCCCAATTCTCTTCAACGTCATGATCAATGATATATTTCTAGAGCTATCCCCTGGGACTGGGAGATCCCTGTACGCAGATGATGGGGCCCTATGGGTCAAGGGCAGGAATATCCCTTTTATTTCGAATAAATTAAATCATgaactgaaaattgtagaaaattGGTCTAGGAAATGGGGATTTAAGATATCTGTGGCCAAGTCTAAATTTGTGGTGTTTAGTCGCAGAAGGAAATGTGATGTATCTTTGTCCCTTTATGGGTTCCCCATAGAGAAGGTCGAATGTTTCAAATACTTAGGTATGTGGTTCGATAGCAAGCTTAATTGGAACAAACATATTTCTAGTATAATTGCTAAAACTGGCAAGGTGATAAATGTCTTGAGATGTTTGACTGGGTTCTCTTGGGGGGCGGATAAGGGCACCTTGTTAACCATATATCAAGCTATGATCAGGTCCATCTTTGATTATGGGTGTCAGGCGTATGGTGCAGCTGCAACATCCTGTTTAAAAAAGCTTGATGTTATACAGTCAAAGGCCCTTAGAGTCTGCTGTGGTGCATTCTCCTCCACATCAATCCCTGCCCTACTGGTCGAAACGGGAGAGAAGCCTTTAAAATAAAGAAGGACTCAACTTGCGTTACACTACTGGAATAAAAGTGTCTATATGCCCTACTAGTCATATCCTTATGGACTGTTATGAGTTTGGTCCTCAGCAGGCACATAACCAGCCGTTCGTAAAACAGTGTATGGAGCATGCCAAGGACTTTAATTTAGTTGACTTGGACCCAGTCCAGAGCTCTCATTGGGGACCAGTCCCTTCCTGGCTCCTCCCCTCTGTACAAGTCGATCTTGGGTTGCATGAGTTCAAACATGACGAAGAGGTAGAATTCTCTAGTGATTCTGTTGTGGAGTACATCCAGCTTAACTGGAACTCCTATCTACACATTTTCACTGATGGATCCAAAGACCCGGGTTCTGGTAGAGCTAGTTGCGCTTTCTGTATCCCATTGATTAATTATAAAAAAGGATTCAGAATAAGTGATAATATGTCTGTATTTACTGCAGAGGCTATGGGCATTTTAAAAGCCCTGCAATGGGTAGCAGAGGACCAATCTAAAAATGTATTAATCTGCTCTGACTCCCTATCAGTTCTTcactgccttaaagggacagtttggtcaatttcaacatgcagttgtaattctcacactaccctggacttgtcagtgcctgaggtttttttttcttcttcttcagccatttccgagatcctggtcattgtaatgggggcagctctttgtttacatttcaaaaaaacatttttatttattcccaaaaacatccaaaaggttataaaacatcagcagacaactagcaaacagcagtaccttttgggaaaatatttggagttggcctaagtttcattttttaaaaatgtaaacaaacgctgcccccattagaattgctcatatctcggaaagggctgagccgaaaaatgtggcatcaccaggtactgacaagtcaagggtagcgtgagcaatacaactgcatgttgaaattgaccaaactgtccctttaaagttctCTCTTCTAATGCTCGTCCTGATTTAATCTCTGATATTCTCCTTCTGCTGTATGACCTTTACAGGAGAGGCTACTACATTTCATTCCTGTGGGTTCCAGCTCACATGGGGGTCGAGGGAAACGAGCTTGTTGACCACTGTGCCAAAGAAAGCCTAGAGAGCAACGAGGTTTCCTTGCTAGTCAGGCCTGGTCGAACCGAATTAAGGAGTAGACTTATGGAAAAAGTGTTCCAGTCATGGCAGCTCCAGTGGGACAAAGAGGTAAAGGGGAGACATTTGTATGCAATTCAGCCGTCTATAAGTACCCACTGTACAGTATCTGGAGTTAGGTCTCAGCAGGTAGTGATAAGACGTCTCAGATTAGGGCATTGTGCCCTGAATTTTAATTTACACTTGATTCATAAACATCAAGATGGGCTGTGTGACGTGTGTAGAGTACCtgagacagtttcccatgtcttaatACTGTGTGTAAAGTATAGACAGTTTAGGCGTGTACTTTTCAGTGATCTTTCCGATCTTGGTGTTACCACTGTTTCTATCCCCGTCCTGTTACAATTGAAGGACTATAAAGTTACCACCAGTCTTCTCAAGTTTTTAAAATCCTCTGGCCTCTATGCCAGAATATGAGGCCCATATACTGTAGTGAGCTCTATTATCCCGTAGGTGGCGGCAATACGCCTGTAGGCGTCCAGTCCGCCATTAAAATcccataagaagaagaagaagaagaagacctcCTTCAGAAAAAAATGGGGAATAATTTGTAGTCCTGTAGCGATGTCTTGTGAGGACAATATATCCGCGTAACCGAAGGAAATGTCAGGTAAACATATTGAATTTACTTTCTGATTATATGTTTTACTTGTTAAACTGAAATCAACGGACTTGTTAATGTTACGCCGCAGGAATATTTTTCAATGAACGTGTCACACGACACGCTGAACTAGCGTTTGTCTCGTAGCTAGTGTTGCTGTCGTCAACGACAACGAGGACGACATCTCAGTCAACGAACATTTTGCAAGCCAATTGTCATGACGAAGACGTTGACTGCTTGACGCTTTTGAAACCAGAGCTGACTTAAATGCATGGCCACATGAGGAAATCTTAGAGGAAACGCAACGCAAATACTTGCTGCATgacgatgactatgactaaacataTTGTGGAAATAAAAAATCACGACGTcatctaaaacaaaacaaaaagagaaacgaaacatTTTCATGCACCATTGCGTGCCCCACTTCTGAGACTACCGCTGCTTGGATAGACATTTTCTTTCCGACAAGTAATCTGTGCACAAATACAACAGAGCCCAGACACATTAACATGCCATTATGTTAAATGCTCATTAATGATACGAAAGTCTTGTTTGTGTGAGAAGTCAGAACAGAACAgcagaaaataatgcattacGCACGCAGTGAACAAGTGCGAGAAGTACTTTTCCCGATGCTCTATCTGACCTGTCAATTAGTCCCATCCGTCAATCTTCCATCGTAATGAATTATTTGACGTTGATGCAGCAACATTGGAAACCCAACCCCACAGAAAGAGCGACTTCTAGGCTATAAGAATAATGAAATAATTGACAACATTGCCATGCAGATGGCGTTAAGTGGCACAATCAACTTACTTATGTTTGAAAACCTAAAGTGAAACATGAACCTTTTTGCCGTAATGTGTTGTGCGTTATGCGGCTGACACGGGGCAATAATCATTTGAATCTGGATTAACCTCCAAAGAAGTGCATATCGTCGGATTATTGAACGTTTGGAGGATCTTCTAAGAAACGTGcgcgtctctcccccccccccccccccccccccccccccctctctctgtgtactCCGAGACAGCAACAAGTCCACGTTAACATGAAACTGGTCCGTCATTCTGTCGAATTTCAGTTTAAGTGCATTTAAACAAAGGTTAATATTTCTATTAATTATTGCAGCCATGGGCATGTCACAGGCACCGGCAGCTCTGCGCTTATCGTTAATACATTGGAAGGGACACGTCTTTCAAACTGAAAGTGAACTAACcattttattgaacaaacatAAAATATGTCCATCAATATCATTTTGATAAAGAACAATATTGCCTGCCTGCTTTCTCCTTCGCCACAATATGATGGATTCAAGTTGATGTATAAACTAAGGCCAGACTGCTATTAagacatttcatggtcaaaaaaaaatatcccatggctataaaaaaaaatccaacgccTCGCGGGCTGCATTGTTTCCGCGATGTAGGGCCTATTGACGAATTAaacctaggcctactattacgcatagcctactatcatttttattattatgattatgattataaaCTAGAAGTTAATTGTAACTCCTATGTAAGCTCTTGGGCGTTACATTATTATGATGATTAgactaataataatgatgccaATTCGAATCGTGCATAACTGAGTAGGAAGGTGTCCATATTCAGCAGAGCGCACTAGCCTACATTGTTGACGCAATGCACCTGCTGACGAATTTCATaacacttctcctctactcttactcctccttctcattattAATGATTCATACATACTTGAACAAAGTTCATTTAAATACTGTTAGTTGTGTTGATATAAGCTTTGTCTGTACACACAACATTCAAATTAATTTGATTCCTGACCTGCAATTGGTGTAAGGAaacctgcccaaaacaaaacaaaaaacaaaacaaaaaaaatgtccttCCAACAAACCCTGTACTGTGGTTTTCGAATTATCTGCATCAAACTTTTGGTAATGTCTATATTCAAGGGTTGTTTGTGGTGCTAaagcgggttgtgtgtgtgtgcactgactgcTGCCCTCTTATCCGGCTTTTCACATGATGCACTCAGTGGCTCTGGAACAGGGGATGGGTCTGGAATGTCAAAGTCATCACAGCTGTAGTCCTCACCTCGACACATAGCCTCCACCATCCGCATCAGCTCTTCAGCATAGCCTGTTGCAGAGGAATATGTGGACAAGGTTCAAATTAATCCTACAATAGATATAGCACACGAGTACATCTCAAAATACAAATCTTATTTGCAATCAACTTTCTATTATGCTTACCAAAAGATGGCTCTGTCAACACTTTCCTGACAATGTAGCCGCCCTTCTTATACTTCGGATACCGCAAGTTGAACATCATCTCGCCATCCTTTCTGCTCTGCTGCTCCCTGTTTGCATTCTCATTGAAATGCAAAGCAGCCAGGATCACTCTAGGAAATGAACACAAACAGAATATACAGGAAGCAGATGACCATTCTTAACAGGAAAACATAAACGGGTCAACCCCTTCCCTCAGTCAACCCCCAGTCACTTCAGAAATGGCCCCAGTCTATCTGAGACATACTACTACACTTCCTCACCCTGCGCTAATgtcttttgaaacaaacaaaagtacaagtcctgagacatttacaatcattgctctgtacatttcctgtgcactgCGAATGTTGCAAGCTGTGGCTAAGTCCTTGATTGaaagctgctttggataaaagagtctacCAAGTATAATAATGTCCTAAAAGtatgtttcactgaatatttctgTATGATTACCTGCTCTCCATCCCTTTGTATGAAAAGTGGCACATCTTAGGCGCGAAGTGTGTAATCAGGCTGTGGAATGCTTCTACGTAGGATGTCTGGTGTGACGGGGACAGGCGTTGTACATCTGCACACAGCCTCTTGTTCCGGATGATCTTCTCAACCTCAACAGACACCTTTGTATCTGAAGAACATTGTACAAAATACATGTCAATTATGCAACGTGATGAAACATGATACTCCAATTACAATCTCCATAAAATAAACATTAGGAGTATACTCACGATATTTCAGCCATGGTTTACGCTGTTCCCTGCCTTCCAAGACTCCGTGCGCACAAGAAGAGAATAGTCCCTTGAACCCGGTGTGCCTGTTGTGGATGTGATCCAGAACTGATATCCATTTGTCCACCACAAGTTGAGCATTGCCAGGAGGCGTCGAGACCACAGCCCAGTAGAGATGGTTTACTATACTTCCCACCCAGGGTTTGACATCCTGGCAACCTCTGGTTTGTCCAAGGCTCTGCAGCAACTTCTTGACACCTGAGTAAACGTGTGTAGATGAATCAATAAATACTGAATGTAATGtacatctggcacacacacacacacacacacacacacacacacacacacacctggggcaaTGCATGGATGAaataatgtgtgggtgtgtatgtaccaATATATGTGTAGTGACATAGCTGGGAAATGAGAGGGGATGCATAGCTGGTGGCATAGGTGGGTAAATGAGAATGGAGGGtagaacaaacaacaaaaatggaTAGGAGAGGAACGTAAAGGTATGTAgagtgtatattggagtgtaCATGAATAGATGTGAGTATATGTATTGCATATAGATGTCTGATgatgttcatgtgtctgtgtgacaaaATGGTGACTATATGTATTGTAAATGACGTGTGTACTacaaagatctaacctgatggaactgaacagtctgacgtgacaacaaatatccctatgggacaataaagaatctaatctgctatgggacaataaagaatctaatcgaATGTAACTATAAGCCTTTTTAGATCCATGAACAGCCTGATATGTTTCAATAGGAGAATTTCACTGGGCAATGTTTGTTCAGGCTAAAAAGACATGGACCCCGTCCTccccactcacgcacgcacgcacgggttTCACATATTACATAtgtcgtccccccccccaaaaaaggactGTATTAATATTTTGCACTTACTCTTGGCTACATGCCATATGTCAAACTGGTGCGTAATGTCTGGATGGTCCTCCCTCATCATCATGTTGATGCCCATGTGCCTGTCTGTCACAAGAGTTCCGACATCCACAAAGCCTTGGACTTTCTCAAGGGATCGCTGCAGGCCCACTTTCTCCATGTGGTAGGACCCTCCAACCTCATTGCTCTAAAACATAAAAAGCAGGAGATTTTCATGAGCATAACATTGACTAGTATAGTCCCTCCACCAACGACAGAAGACATTTTTTCTATACCAGGCAAAAGCGACATTGGAGCATAATACATCTGAAATGTACCTGTACAAGTTGTACGTCTATCACAGCCGTTTTCCGGAGCTCCATCATCGAGTAGGTGCCGTACTTTGCGCAATGCCCTGGGGTGTCGGCACGTCCATCACCCCCACACACGATGGGTTCCCCTTCTGCCTGTAGAAGACAGAGCATGCTAAACTGCTGCTCGCCCCAATGTCGCTTCACAGCTTTGAAAAGCACCTGGTCTTGGTGTCTGAAGA
Proteins encoded in this region:
- the LOC134461471 gene encoding uncharacterized protein LOC134461471; translated protein: MQACLRPPTRTMAMQFKSSRRAKDVQATITMVTVGTQTETEDDNTELQEDELCDSDHMSTDDLDSDHMSTTDDSDYKLPSSDDSEENPVSEHNTPPVPPPESPAGRVFLVFWECMVTLFSTWCSCGRCGSRSLSWHCKELGTLLQVTIRCSECSNQGQWNSQPFFGRTAAGNVLLSAAILFSGATVTKVLRVLSRMGVAVMSERSFFRHQDQVLFKAVKRHWGEQQFSMLCLLQAEGEPIVCGGDGRADTPGHCAKYGTYSMMELRKTAVIDVQLVQSNEVGGSYHMEKVGLQRSLEKVQGFVDVGTLVTDRHMGINMMMREDHPDITHQFDIWHVAKSVKKLLQSLGQTRGCQDVKPWVGSIVNHLYWAVVSTPPGNAQLVVDKWISVLDHIHNRHTGFKGLFSSCAHGVLEGREQRKPWLKYHTKVSVEVEKIIRNKRLCADVQRLSPSHQTSYVEAFHSLITHFAPKMCHFSYKGMESRVILAALHFNENANREQQSRKDGEMMFNLRYPKYKKGGYIVRKVLTEPSFGYAEELMRMVEAMCRGEDYSCDDFDIPDPSPVPEPLSASCEKPDKRAAVSAHTHNPL